One genomic window of Punica granatum isolate Tunisia-2019 chromosome 1, ASM765513v2, whole genome shotgun sequence includes the following:
- the LOC116192839 gene encoding WAT1-related protein At1g43650-like isoform X1 — protein sequence MEAAYPHVAMLLVQLSYSGSNILMKVACERGLNQFIFVAYRHMIASLLLCPFAYVLERKMWPELSLKVAAKIFAVSSLGTTIHLNVYYTGLEYISPTVATALSNLIPCLTFLIAVLLRWLMMETVTLKTLRGRVKVMGTLISIGGSFVFTLWKGKCLVNGDVHRPLIDIYGSNGNESELRHVKESWLKGSALILLSSFTWSLWLIFQGVVYKDYPAQLSLNALICLFATFQSSILALFFARDPSLWKLEWNVQLWTIIYCGVVIAALVNNLLMWGISRKGPVFAAMFNPLQVVIVGMFSAVAFAERFHLGSLIGTFLIIFGLYCVLWGKSKENEIANELGNEKGSPNTKKIEVSIVNNYQEDSEKCSAGSQDQNGALGTQFTVRS from the exons ATGGAAGCGGCTTATCCTCACGTGGCCATGCTACTGGTCCAGTTAAGCTACAGCGGATCGAACATCCTCATGAAGGTCGCCTGCGAGAGAGGACTCAATCAGTTCATCTTTGTCGCATACCGCCACATGATCGCCTCACTCCTCTTGTGCCCTTTTGCTTACGTGCTCGAAAG AAAGATGTGGCCGGAGCTTTCTCTAAAGGTTGCCGCCAAAATCTTCGCTGTCTCATCGCTTGGGACAACTATCCATCTCAATGTCTACTACACCGGCTTGGAGTACATCTCACCGACAGTCGCTACCGCATTGAGTAATTTGATCCCGTGCTTGACATTTCTCATCGCCGTCCTCCTTAGGTGGTTAAT GATGGAGACAGTGACGCTGAAGACCCTAAGAGGCCGAGTGAAGGTCATGGGGACGCTTATAAGCATTGGCGGGTCCTTCGTCTTCACCTTATGGAAGGGGAAATGCTTAGTAAATGGCGATGTGCACAGACCACTGATAGACATTTATGGCTCCAATGGTAATGAAAGTGAGTTGAGGCACGTGAAGGAGAGTTGGCTCAAAGGTTCTGCCCTCATCCTTTTGAGTAGCTTCACATGGAGCCTATGGCTTATTTTCCAG GGAGTAGTGTACAAGGACTATCCAGCTCAATTATCTCTCAACGCCTTGATTTGCCTCTTCGCCACATTTCAATCTTCGATCCTTGCCCTCTTCTTCGCGCGGGACCCGAGCCTGTGGAAGCTCGAGTGGAATGTCCAGCTCTGGACTATCATCTACTGT GGAGTGGTAATAGCGGCACTGGTGAACAATCTACTAATGTGGGGCATCAGCCGCAAGGGACCGGTATTTGCAGCAATGTTCAATCCGTTACAGGTCGTTATCGTGGGAATGTTCTCAGCCGTTGCTTTCGCTGAGAGATTTCACCTGGGCAG CTTGATAGGAACGTTCCTCATTATTTTCGGACTATACTGCGTTCTGTGGGGAAAATCCAAGGAGAATGAAATTGCAAACGAGCTAGGAAACGAGAAGGGCTCTCCTAACACAAAGAAGATTGAGGTTTCGATCGTTAATAACTACCAAGAAGATAGCGAGAAATGTTCTGCAGGTAGCCAGGATCAAAATGGCGCTCTTGGAACTCAATTTACGGTGAGAAGCTAA
- the LOC116192839 gene encoding WAT1-related protein At1g43650-like isoform X2: MEAAYPHVAMLLVQLSYSGSNILMKVACERGLNQFIFVAYRHMIASLLLCPFAYVLERKMWPELSLKVAAKIFAVSSLGTTIHLNVYYTGLEYISPTVATALSNLIPCLTFLIAVLLRMETVTLKTLRGRVKVMGTLISIGGSFVFTLWKGKCLVNGDVHRPLIDIYGSNGNESELRHVKESWLKGSALILLSSFTWSLWLIFQGVVYKDYPAQLSLNALICLFATFQSSILALFFARDPSLWKLEWNVQLWTIIYCGVVIAALVNNLLMWGISRKGPVFAAMFNPLQVVIVGMFSAVAFAERFHLGSLIGTFLIIFGLYCVLWGKSKENEIANELGNEKGSPNTKKIEVSIVNNYQEDSEKCSAGSQDQNGALGTQFTVRS, translated from the exons ATGGAAGCGGCTTATCCTCACGTGGCCATGCTACTGGTCCAGTTAAGCTACAGCGGATCGAACATCCTCATGAAGGTCGCCTGCGAGAGAGGACTCAATCAGTTCATCTTTGTCGCATACCGCCACATGATCGCCTCACTCCTCTTGTGCCCTTTTGCTTACGTGCTCGAAAG AAAGATGTGGCCGGAGCTTTCTCTAAAGGTTGCCGCCAAAATCTTCGCTGTCTCATCGCTTGGGACAACTATCCATCTCAATGTCTACTACACCGGCTTGGAGTACATCTCACCGACAGTCGCTACCGCATTGAGTAATTTGATCCCGTGCTTGACATTTCTCATCGCCGTCCTCCTTAG GATGGAGACAGTGACGCTGAAGACCCTAAGAGGCCGAGTGAAGGTCATGGGGACGCTTATAAGCATTGGCGGGTCCTTCGTCTTCACCTTATGGAAGGGGAAATGCTTAGTAAATGGCGATGTGCACAGACCACTGATAGACATTTATGGCTCCAATGGTAATGAAAGTGAGTTGAGGCACGTGAAGGAGAGTTGGCTCAAAGGTTCTGCCCTCATCCTTTTGAGTAGCTTCACATGGAGCCTATGGCTTATTTTCCAG GGAGTAGTGTACAAGGACTATCCAGCTCAATTATCTCTCAACGCCTTGATTTGCCTCTTCGCCACATTTCAATCTTCGATCCTTGCCCTCTTCTTCGCGCGGGACCCGAGCCTGTGGAAGCTCGAGTGGAATGTCCAGCTCTGGACTATCATCTACTGT GGAGTGGTAATAGCGGCACTGGTGAACAATCTACTAATGTGGGGCATCAGCCGCAAGGGACCGGTATTTGCAGCAATGTTCAATCCGTTACAGGTCGTTATCGTGGGAATGTTCTCAGCCGTTGCTTTCGCTGAGAGATTTCACCTGGGCAG CTTGATAGGAACGTTCCTCATTATTTTCGGACTATACTGCGTTCTGTGGGGAAAATCCAAGGAGAATGAAATTGCAAACGAGCTAGGAAACGAGAAGGGCTCTCCTAACACAAAGAAGATTGAGGTTTCGATCGTTAATAACTACCAAGAAGATAGCGAGAAATGTTCTGCAGGTAGCCAGGATCAAAATGGCGCTCTTGGAACTCAATTTACGGTGAGAAGCTAA
- the LOC116192840 gene encoding probable cinnamyl alcohol dehydrogenase 1, with protein MSSESGNENCLGWAARDPSGILSPYKFNRRSLRSDDVSLEITHCGICYADYIWTRNKHGDSKYPLVPGHEIVGFVKEVGSDVKSFKVGDRVGVGTYVNSCRKCSSCEDWEEVNCEKQTFTYNAVDEDGTITKGGYSSHIVVRERYCYKIPDDYPLEFAAPLLCAGITVYSPMMRHKMNQPGKSLGVIGLGGLGHMAVKFGKAFGLKVTVFSTSISKKEEALTDLGADNFFISSDHDQMKAMVKMLDFIIDTASGDHPFDPYMSLLKPNGVFVLVGFPSEVKFSPASLNIGKKTISGSLTGGTRETQEMLHFCAANKVYPKIELVPIQYANEALERLAKRDVKYRFVIDVKNSLK; from the exons ATGAGTTCGGAGAGCGGAAATGAAAACTGCCTTGGATGGGCTGCAAGGGATCCATCGGGAATTCTTTCGCCATACAAATTCAACCGCAG GTCGCTGCGAAGTGATGATGTCTCACTAGAAATTACTCACTGCGGTATCTGCTACGCGGATTATATATGGACTCGGAACAAACATGGAGACTCGAAGTATCCTCTGGTTCCTGG ACATGAGATTGTTGGATTTGTGAAAGAGGTTGGGTCTGATGTTAAGAGCTTCAAGGTCGGAGACCGTGTTGGAGTTGGAACGTATGTGAACTCATGCAGGAAGTGTTCCTCCTGTGAGGATTGGGAAGAAGTGAATTGCGAGAAGCAAACCTTCACATATAATGCTGTCGATGAGGATGGCACAATCACTAAAGGAGGCTATTCCAGTCATATTGTTGTTCGGGAGAG GTACTGCTATAAGATTCCCGATGACTATCCATTGGAATTTGCAGCTCCTTTGTTGTGTGCTGGAATCACTGTGTATTCTCCGATGATGCGCCACAAGATGAATCAACCAGGTAAATCTCTTGGGGTAATTGGATTAGGTGGTCTTGGGCACATGGCAGTGAAGTTTGGAAAAGCTTTCGGATTGAAGGTGACTGTATTTAGCACGAGCATATCCAAGAAGGAGGAAGCATTGACAGATCTTGGGGCAGACAATTTCTTCATCTCATCTGACCACGACCAGATGAAG GCCATGGTGAAAATGCTAGACTTCATAATAGACACAGCATCAGGTGATCACCCGTTCGATCCTTACATGTCCCTGCTGAAGCCTAATGGTGTATTCGTCCTTGTTGGGTTCCCGAGCGAAGTTAAATTTAGCCCTGCAAGCCTCAATATTG GTAAGAAAACTATTTCAGGTAGCTTAACAGGAGGGACAAGAGAGACCCAGGAAATGTTGCACTTCTGTGCTGCTAATAAAGTCTACCCGAAGATAGAACTGGTACCAATTCAATATGCAAACGAGGCTCTTGAGAGGCTGGCAAAGAGAGATGTGAAGTATCGGTTCGTAATTGATGTTAAAAACTCTTTAAAGTGA